The window CTAAAGCATTGGATAGTGCTATTATGAAATATCATGGGTTGAAAATGCAGGATATAAACAGAATCATTGACGAATTGTGGAAGCGTACGTATAGTGGCACTGATATAGATACTATCAAAATAAGATCTGACGAAGTTAGTAGTACTGTGAAGGGAAAATCATATAACTATCGTGTTGTGATGTACAAGCAGGATGTTGAACTAGATATGAGAGGAAGATGTTCCGCGGGCCAAAAGGTTCTTGCGTCAATTATCATCAGACTAGCTCTATCTGAAACGTTTGGCGCTAATTGTGGTGTAATAGCACTGGATGAACCTAcaactaatttagatgaagAGAACATCGAAAGTTTAGCAAAATCTCTACACAATATAATTAACATGAGAAGacaccaaaaaaattttcaactaATTGTCATTACTCATGATGAGAAATTTTTAGGCCATATGAATGCAGCGGCATTTACTGACCACTTCTTCAAAGTCAAAAGAGATGACAGGCAAAAATCACAAATTGAATGGGTAGATATTAATAGAGTCACTTATTGAAAACGGCACAGCGTTTATGGAAAGGTAAGTTAACTGAAAGGACTAATAACCTCATCGACAAGTTTGTAATAATACTTTTGCTGCTTTGCCATGTCCAAATGTATACGATATTTAACGCAAAGTAAGTTTTTTAGTAGTGTGCTATCGTTTCCAAGACAGTATTCAGAAAGAGGCTGGAACTTTTCGTTGTCATCACCAACATCCCTCTCTCTTATCACGTCGACTAATTGCTTCTTTTCATTCGCAGATTTTGCAAGTATGTAAGCACCTTTAATGCCCATCATGTCAACGTTATCTCTCGGTCTATTTATCGACATACCATTATTAAccaaagaaattaaagataGTAACCTTTCGTTTCTCGCTTGACTGCCAGATATCCTTAGTTCTTGGATACGTATACATGCCTTTTGACTTTGAAAGGTATCAATTATTAGTTTTGTCTGGAATGATAAGAATTCTAAGATGGAAATATACTTATATGTAAGGTTCAGAATTGATGTATCGGTAGTCTCGCCAATGAATGAGCCTTTCATGCGTGGATCTGCAAACGGAGTTCTATTTCCCTCATAGTCACCATAGAAAAACATATCTTTGGCAAGAATATGAATTGATAgaccttttttcttctcaatGCCATGGATTGTTTGTTCAAGTACTTGATAAATATCAGCACCactcttcaaaatttttctagcACAGGGATGACTTTCGAACAAATGTTCTATTAATTTACCTGTACACGATTGGCCGGCAGCATAAACAGAAAAGTCACCCTTGTCGTCAAGTATGTTATTGAAGGGTCCCCATACTCCAGGAATTTTAGTATTCGAGACTGGCGTACCATACATGTAGCAGCTGGAAGTACCGGCTATCATAAATAATGATCTTTCCAAAAAGGGCGGAGAAACTGCGAACCAGCTTGCATAACTGTCAATGCAACTGCGAACTACAGTTGTCGAAATTACCTTCTTGGAAACAAGTCCAACAGGGCCGATGATCACATTAGATGGTATATTCATAATGTTCTTATAAAACGAAGATGACCAGCCAGATGCTTCTCCATCATTTCCTATTCcattaatattttctcCTCTTAAGAGTCCATCAATGTTCCATTGATATAAACGACCAAGTTCATAAGCAATGTATTGATGAAGATCAAAAATGTGAAAACGCTTGTCTTGTCTGTGGGAATATTCATTTAAGAAGTATTTCAATTTGGGAATACCCATTTCGGGTACGAATCTCCCTCCCAAATAATCCAAAAGTTGTTTTGAACATTCGGCATTTAGCCACTCGCATTCGTCCGTTGCAGAAGAATCCATCCAAAATATaacattgttttcatttggaTAAGGTATCAACGCTTCACTTGTATGAACCCTTTCAAAGATAGCCAATGAACATGTTGCAGAAACACCGCAGGATTTAACGTTATACTCTgtaatttttaatttttgaaagcaCTTTTGAAGTGCCTCAATTATTTCAGTTGATTTTTGCCAGAATTTCCACGActtttttgtaaaatcCTGGTAGTATGGAACTGGCTCCTGGGCCATTCCCAGTAACGCATCATTGTAATAACTATATATGCCTACTCTAGCACTTGACGAGCCTAAATCAATACCGATTCCAACGTGAGGACTGTAATTCATGATTTTGCCTTTCTCACAgattaattttttattgtgaATTATCGATATTATAAAAGGCTAATTAGATGTGCCTTCAATCACTAccttcaaattttctaaaaaaCGGGACAATTTAATATAACAATGATAAATTTGTTACCAAGTTTAAAATTTCTAATTATCtatatattcatttatactttgttaaaaaaaaatagcgCATGTAAATgtagttttattttattttttctttttctttttcttctactttGAAGAACCATCTCAAATGTTACTGTTTTATCACTCTATCCAGCAAAGAACCAGAAGAGACAAAATGCTCAATATATAACTTTATATAACCCTAACGTCTTGGacctcttcctcttctcgTCATTTCAGGTAGCTTAAATGGAACTTTCATGGTAGCAATCTTATAAGAAGCTGCAGTACTTTTCGGAATACCAAAAGCTTCGGCCTGAGCAACTGTGGCACCTTTGACAATAGCACCGAGCACTCTAAACAAACTCACGACTTTGGATGGTTTCAAGTTCAGTTCGTGCGCTAAAGGTGTAATCTCAACAATGAAATTATCCAAATGCAAGATAATTGCTAAGATATAGCATAGGATTTTGTCTTCATTTTGTGGGTCAATAAAATAGGAGCGATCTTTGGATCTTCCGAATTGGCCGGGTTTTATCACAGTAAATCTGCTTAAGATACCGTCTACCAAAATTTCAGGTGGACTGTTCAATCTTTCTAGTAGTTTAGTCTTATTATTCACACGTCTATTATCGTATACACCCAGTAATAGTGATAAGTAGTATAGCAGCTGTAATTTTATCATCTGTGAAGGTTGTGTCAAAGAATCCAATTTCTTTGCCACATATTTCGAATTGTTTTGATATGGGAACAATTCcaacttcttttctttatcagtttccttcaaaattgGCGAAACGCGAATGAACTGTAATTCCCTCTTTGGTATTATACTTTCAATCGGATAGATTTGTTCCACATCAGTGGCATCGACGTTGGCCAATGGAGTGGGTCTATCGTTGGAAGTAATTTCATCCAATTGAGCTCTTGTTGGCAGATCTTTGGATGCGGTTCTCACGGAGTCCACAATGTCAATAGCAGAGTCGGTCAGCTTATCAGAATCAATACgatttctttccaaatcCGCAATAGCCTTTTTAGCTTTCTTGGTACCGAACGCTTCACCTAATGCATTTCTTAAAGCAGATGGACGGGTGTCACTTTTACTCTTGATTTTTGGACCTCTTAAATTCTTGCTTGACTTGGATACAACTTTCGATACAAGAACCGGAGCCTTGTAGAGTTGaatgcttttcttttctggaTTATATAGACCTACGACATATTGATTCGATGCTTGAGAAGCAGGATCCGTCGAGCCTTCATATTCtaatctttcattttcaccGTGCAGTACAAATTCATCCTTTTCAgatttcttcctcttgtATAAGTCAAATGTGGTCTCGCTGGCAGCACGGAAGCCCTTGAAGAAACTTCCCACGGCAACAGAGGGGTGATCCTGGGcactttcaatttcaatttcGGAAACAGACCTTTTTACAGACATTACTATATACAGTTGAGAAATACTTTGTAACAACTGCAGTACTAATAGCGATGTACAAAGTCCTCCTAAATGCACTTAAATTCAAGTTATTATAGTGCTTAAtcttaaaagaaatgaaaaatttcagctCATcgcaataaaaaaaattttcagcgCGGGTGACCgcaaactttttttcatcgcCAAGTTAGTCAAGAGATATTATCAGTTGGAAATAGCAGTGTTGCAAGTTAGTGCTGGTGCTTAAATGGCGGGGtcaagttcttcttctatgcATGAATATCCTCACCAGAACCGTGAGAAGATACAGTATAATGTCTACACCCAAGGTCGTCCAACCCAAATGGAATGTTCCAGCACCACAAGCTGAAGAAGCCGTGTTGAAGTTGTACAACAGTCTGACAAGATCTAAGGTCAAGTTCGTTCCGCAATCTGGCAATAGAGCGGTCACTTGGTACTCCTGTGGTCCTACCGTCTACGATGCTTCTCATATGGGACATGCCAGAAACTATGTCTCTATTGATATCAATAGAAGAATTATCCAAGATTACTTTGGTTACACTGTGCAATTTGTACAGAATGTTACCGATATCGATGATAAAATCATTTTAAGAGCAAGACAAAACTATttatttgataattttgtCAGAGATAACGAGACCAAGTTTAACACCAGCGTTGTCGACAAGGTCAGAACCGCACTTTTCCAATATATCAATAAAAACTTTAATATTGAAGGTAGCGAAATTAGAACAATcgaagaatttgaaaattggTTATCAAAGGCTGATACCGAAACTTTGAAGTTAGAAAACCCCAAATTTCCCATGCATGTTACAGCAGTGCAAAATGCCATTGAATCAGTTACTAAGGGCGATTCTATGGATCCAGAAATTGCTTTTGCAAAAGTCAAAGATGTGACGGTCCCTTTATTGGACAAAGAATTGGGCTCTACTATCAGTGATCCAGAGATTTTCCGTCAACTCCCAGCTTACTGGGAGCAAAAATTTAACGATGACATGTCGTCTTTAAACGTGTTACCTCCCACTGTTACTACCCGTGTTTCGGAGTACATCCCAGAAATTATTGAGTTTGTGCAAAAAATTATTGGTAATGGCTACGCATATGCCACTACAGACGGTTCCGTGTATTTTGACACGTTAAAGTTTGACAGATCACCAAACCATGACTATGCAAAATGTCAGCCATGGAATAAAGGCCAACTAGACTTGATTAATGATGCCGAGGGGTCCTTAAGTAACTTCGCTGATAATGGTAAAAAGTCAAGTAATGACTTTGCTTTATGGAAAGCTTCAAAGGCAGGTGAACCTGAGTGGGAATCACCATGGGGCAAAGGTAGACCAGGATGGCACATTGAATGCTCCGTGATGGCCAGTGATATTTTAGGCTCTAACATCGACATCCATTCTGGGGGTATCGATTTAGCCTTTCCTCACCATGATAACGAATTGGCTCAATCTGAAGCCTGCTTCGACAATAAGCAATGGATTAACTACTTCTTGCACACAGGTCATTTACATATTGAGGGTCAAAAGATGTCTAAATCCTTGAAGAACTTCATTACCATTCAAGAAGCTTTAGAGAAATTTTCACCCCGTCAATTGAGGTTAGCTTTTGCCTCAGTACAGTGGAATAATCAGTTAGATTTTAAGGAATCTTTGATCCATGAAGTAAAGTCATTCGAAAACGCCatgaataattttttcaagactATTAGAGCGTTGAAAAACGACGCTGCCTCTGCAGGTCATATCTCCAAAAAGTTCAGTCTTCTGGAGAAAGAATTATTGGCCGATTTTGTTGAGAGTGAATCCAAAGTCCATTCAGCATTTTGTGATAACTTATCTACGCCCGTGGTTTTGAAGACTTTGAGTGAACTAGTTACTAAGTCAAATACCTATATCTCCACCGCAGGATCTGCATTAAAAATTGAACCCTTGATTGCTATCTGTAGCTATGTCACGAAAATTTTAAGAATAATTGGATTCCCATCTCGTCCTGACAACTTGGGTTGGGAAGCACAAGCTGGCTCAAACGATGGTTCGTTAGGCTCGTTGGAAGACACTGCTATGCCATATGTTAAGTGTTTATCCACATTTAGAGACGAGGTACGTTCTCTGGCTATTAAGAAAGCAGAATCGAAGGAATTCCTACAATTAACAGATAAAATCAGAAACGAAGATTTGTTAAACTTAAACGTTGCATTGGATGATAGAAACGGACAATCTGCTTTGATCAAATTTTTAaccaatgatgaaaaactGGAGATTGTCAAGTTAAATGAGGAGAAGATTGCCAATGAACAAGCTAAGAAACTAAAGAAGTTGGAACAGCAGAAACTAAGAGAACAGAAGGAAAAcgaaagaaagcaaaaggCCCAAATTAAGCCAGAAGATATGTTTAGGGATGTCGCATTGTATAGTGCTTGGGACGACCAAGGCCTTCCAACGAAGGACAAAGATGGTAATGACATTACCAAGAGTATGACCAAAAAGTTAAAGAAGCAATGGGAGCAACAAAAGAAGCTACACCAAGAGTACTTCGGGAAAGATAATTAAGATACTCACGACTTATTAATGTGCGCAACTATGCAAAAGTACGTGTATATGTAGATGCAGTATTTTTACGTTAGAATAGAAACAAACTAATATAATTTTGCATATagtgtttatttttttttcttgaaaagcaagaaaCTTCGcgcagaaa is drawn from Saccharomyces mikatae IFO 1815 strain IFO1815 genome assembly, chromosome: 14 and contains these coding sequences:
- the RPA49 gene encoding DNA-directed RNA polymerase I subunit RPA49 (similar to Saccharomyces cerevisiae RPA49 (YNL248C); ancestral locus Anc_1.112), which encodes MSVKRSVSEIEIESAQDHPSVAVGSFFKGFRAASETTFDLYKRKKSEKDEFVLHGENERLEYEGSTDPASQASNQYVVGLYNPEKKSIQLYKAPVLVSKVVSKSSKNLRGPKIKSKSDTRPSALRNALGEAFGTKKAKKAIADLERNRIDSDKLTDSAIDIVDSVRTASKDLPTRAQLDEITSNDRPTPLANVDATDVEQIYPIESIIPKRELQFIRVSPILKETDKEKKLELFPYQNNSKYVAKKLDSLTQPSQMIKLQLLYYLSLLLGVYDNRRVNNKTKLLERLNSPPEILVDGILSRFTVIKPGQFGRSKDRSYFIDPQNEDKILCYILAIILHLDNFIVEITPLAHELNLKPSKVVSLFRVLGAIVKGATVAQAEAFGIPKSTAASYKIATMKVPFKLPEMTRRGRGPRR
- the CRS1 gene encoding cysteine--tRNA ligase (similar to Saccharomyces cerevisiae YNL247W; ancestral locus Anc_1.115) — encoded protein: MNILTRTVRRYSIMSTPKVVQPKWNVPAPQAEEAVLKLYNSLTRSKVKFVPQSGNRAVTWYSCGPTVYDASHMGHARNYVSIDINRRIIQDYFGYTVQFVQNVTDIDDKIILRARQNYLFDNFVRDNETKFNTSVVDKVRTALFQYINKNFNIEGSEIRTIEEFENWLSKADTETLKLENPKFPMHVTAVQNAIESVTKGDSMDPEIAFAKVKDVTVPLLDKELGSTISDPEIFRQLPAYWEQKFNDDMSSLNVLPPTVTTRVSEYIPEIIEFVQKIIGNGYAYATTDGSVYFDTLKFDRSPNHDYAKCQPWNKGQLDLINDAEGSLSNFADNGKKSSNDFALWKASKAGEPEWESPWGKGRPGWHIECSVMASDILGSNIDIHSGGIDLAFPHHDNELAQSEACFDNKQWINYFLHTGHLHIEGQKMSKSLKNFITIQEALEKFSPRQLRLAFASVQWNNQLDFKESLIHEVKSFENAMNNFFKTIRALKNDAASAGHISKKFSLLEKELLADFVESESKVHSAFCDNLSTPVVLKTLSELVTKSNTYISTAGSALKIEPLIAICSYVTKILRIIGFPSRPDNLGWEAQAGSNDGSLGSLEDTAMPYVKCLSTFRDEVRSLAIKKAESKEFLQLTDKIRNEDLLNLNVALDDRNGQSALIKFLTNDEKLEIVKLNEEKIANEQAKKLKKLEQQKLREQKENERKQKAQIKPEDMFRDVALYSAWDDQGLPTKDKDGNDITKSMTKKLKKQWEQQKKLHQEYFGKDN
- the MPA43 gene encoding Mpa43p (similar to Saccharomyces cerevisiae MPA43 (YNL249C); ancestral locus Anc_1.111), with the translated sequence MNYSPHVGIGIDLGSSSARVGIYSYYNDALLGMAQEPVPYYQDFTKKSWKFWQKSTEIIEALQKCFQKLKITEYNVKSCGVSATCSLAIFERVHTSEALIPYPNENNVIFWMDSSATDECEWLNAECSKQLLDYLGGRFVPEMGIPKLKYFLNEYSHRQDKRFHIFDLHQYIAYELGRLYQWNIDGLLRGENINGIGNDGEASGWSSSFYKNIMNIPSNVIIGPVGLVSKKVISTTVVRSCIDSYASWFAVSPPFLERSLFMIAGTSSCYMYGTPVSNTKIPGVWGPFNNILDDKGDFSVYAAGQSCTGKLIEHLFESHPCARKILKSGADIYQVLEQTIHGIEKKKGLSIHILAKDMFFYGDYEGNRTPFADPRMKGSFIGETTDTSILNLTYKYISILEFLSFQTKLIIDTFQSQKACIRIQELRISGSQARNERLLSLISLVNNGMSINRPRDNVDMMGIKGAYILAKSANEKKQLVDVIRERDVGDDNEKFQPLSEYCLGNDSTLLKNLLCVKYRIHLDMAKQQKYYYKLVDEVISPFS